From Desulfuromonas soudanensis, the proteins below share one genomic window:
- a CDS encoding outer membrane protein assembly factor BamD has product MKKLILAAALLFLAAACATTTVPPKKSADLYYQEGEEFFAREQYADAIAAWEKVRDSYFSPELNARAELKIAEAHFMAEEYVEAAAAYEDFLKQHPDHEETPQVLYRLGMSYYQQILSADRDQTATNNALATFQSYLKRYPGDPREEEIKGLIERCKLRLAEHELYVGRFYQRTGEARAAIHRLEALLATYPAFAKKDEAYFYLGQAYLQAGEREKAVNTFNALYREFPGSKYVPKGQKILEKDY; this is encoded by the coding sequence CGACTACCGTCCCCCCGAAAAAATCCGCCGATCTCTACTACCAGGAGGGAGAAGAGTTCTTCGCCAGGGAGCAGTACGCCGACGCCATCGCCGCCTGGGAGAAGGTCCGCGACTCCTATTTTTCCCCGGAACTCAACGCCCGGGCCGAATTGAAGATTGCCGAGGCCCATTTCATGGCCGAAGAGTACGTGGAAGCGGCCGCCGCCTACGAAGACTTCCTTAAACAGCACCCCGACCACGAAGAGACCCCCCAGGTCCTCTACCGACTGGGGATGTCCTACTACCAGCAAATTCTCTCGGCGGATCGGGACCAGACCGCCACCAACAACGCCCTGGCCACCTTCCAGAGTTACCTCAAGCGCTATCCCGGCGATCCCCGCGAGGAAGAAATCAAGGGTCTTATCGAACGCTGCAAATTGCGCCTGGCCGAGCATGAGCTCTACGTCGGTCGCTTCTACCAGCGCACCGGCGAAGCCAGGGCTGCGATTCACCGCCTCGAGGCGCTCCTGGCGACCTATCCGGCCTTCGCCAAAAAGGACGAGGCCTACTTCTATCTCGGCCAGGCCTATCTTCAGGCCGGGGAGAGGGAAAAGGCCGTAAATACCTTTAACGCCCTGTACCGGGAGTTCCCCGGCAGCAAATATGTCCCCAAGGGGCAAAAGATCCTGGAAAAGGATTATTGA